In Episyrphus balteatus chromosome 4, idEpiBalt1.1, whole genome shotgun sequence, the sequence TTTTAGTTTGGAAGTGAGAtgtatatttgattttttatttaaatcgaaatttaaatgaaaataaaacgaaTAAATAATTgcaatcaataaaatttttcacataaagtCAAAAGTAAACGAACTCTGAAAACAACTTCACTCGATATTTAATTATGATTTCGTATACTAGCTGTAAATTCGATATCTcctcaaaaaaataatgaatcaaattttattttatttttatatttatttgtttaattttaatttttagttgttgattttatttttttgtaatatcatATTATTATGTATAGtagtagttttttgttttaataattttatattttacatcaataaattttttacttaataaacttagtaagattttaataaaaattaatttctataaTACAACTCAAATGAataatatatatgttttttttttttttattttattaaattttattttatatttccatTAATATAGTTAACAGTGTTataattttatatgttttttttatcattcttaacatttatattattttcacattataagaaattgtgtttttgttcttttataaattaatttagtatactttttttgaaataagattttttgttgttttttttctctgtatatataaaataaatcaaatattaacaaaactattattattattaacaaaatattatatattttcttgCAGTAGCagtttcttatttttgatttttgtttttttgaatttttgtcttaaaaatgtaaatatatttgtatatttgctatgtaaatttaaatataattgtcaatttttttctgttcaataataagaaaacatttatataatttattttttttattttaatcattttttaatctttaattttaatgtttatattaattttatttcatcttCTCACAGTTAGCTTTTCGTCAATTCATTCGTAAATAATAATCACTTGCACACTTcataatacaattttgttttatatgacTTTGGTGAAGTTGAATTTCGTTTTATGGAGGTGAATCAGTGTTGAAGTGCATTCAACTCGGGgactaaaaaatgtttcataatttcttttttcaattagATTACAAACCTCATTTATGCTTTCAtccatttgaataaaaattcacctcgatcgaaatttttgtttgtgatttTTCACCTCGTAAGTGTCAAAATCTAAAGCAGtgacatattttaaaaatattttctccttAGATATATTGAATGAAAAGAGATGTTTTGAAGAAATATTCATCAACATTTCAAAGAATGTTTATAAAAAAGCGTGCAAGTATCCTTCAAACTTATTCTCACCTCAATACTGTCATTTGATTTTATCATTTTACATTTGtcaaattgtttttgaatttctttaagAAACTCATTAAAATCCTTTCTTAGATAAGcaggaaattattattttcacctCAACAATGTCACCAATTTCACCTCACCTACTAAAATTCATACAACTATTTTCACCACAGTCATATTTAACCAATTTTATTATTCATTCACACATTCAATTCATATGCCATCATCCAATTTATCAATGCATTtatcaatataaatttatttcaaagctTCTTTGGCCCGTTTCTCCCATTCGGCCCGACGCTGATGGATACCCTTAAACTCACTTTCCACCCTATTCATGGTTGCCATCGTTGCTGAACGTTCAATAGTCGATCTTGTGAATGTTGTCGAAGTTGAGAAACTATTCTGTTCAATTGTAGAAGTATTAACTACGCTTGGTGGCACTGATGACGAAAGTACTGTTACAGTTGCAAGTGACTGACGTTCCACTGGCTTTGTTGAcacattattattgttatttgtcaaactgttgttgttgttattattattgtttgtcGTTGATTCAATACTTTTACCAACCATTACCGGTGATCCTTGCGATGATTGACGAAATGGCCCACTAAGACGGATTGGTGGCAGAAATGTTTTTGTCGGTGTTCCGATTCCATTATTATTCAATGACTGTGATTTGTTGTTACGGAAATCCGCTAGAGAATTACGATTTTTGGAAATGTCAGTGTCTGTTTTGGGGAGACCATTTTGTTGTTGCTGAATTGCTGAGAGTTTGTCGAGTTTTTCTTCACTGGACGATTGATTTTCTTTGTCACTATCGACACtagggacaaatttttttattggagggTCTGGAAGATCTTCATCTTTGATCTTGAGAGATCTTCTAGCAAAGACTTTCATCAATTCTGGTGTGGGATCGTCTTTGTTGTTATTGGCCGAAGGCTGAATAACACCGAaggatttttttcgaagaaCCACCACAACGGGCTCCTCTTCCGTAGGCATCTTACGGACCTCTTCCGACATCGATTTTTTACGTTCCAATTTCATTTCTTCGATTTTACGATCGTTTTTCAGTTTATCTTCACTAAGGAACAACCTACGTCGCTCATGCAATGGAATATTATTATTGAAAGGAGTATTTGTATCAATACGTAAAATATTATTCTCCTCATCGGAGGTCTTCTTTGTAGGGCTTTTTGGTAGTGATTCATCGGATCGGGATGAGGTCGAACTATTCGAACGTATCATAACGGTGGGTCTATCATCTTCGGTTGGAGTTGGAGGTTTAACCTCCGAGATTTCAACACTTTCATTACTGAATCGACGAGTTAGGTCTTCAGTACTTTCACGAACATTCTTCGACAAAACCACATTGCTCTTAGGTCGAATTGGATCAACTCGATTAAGTTGAATCTTCATGAATTCGGGTACACCTTTGTTGTTACTTGCAGATGATTCGATTACCGAAGAACTTCGGCGGCTTCGATGGAAGCTATTTGATTTGGAAGAAATAGTTGTCTGCGGTGACGAATTTCTCTCCCGCAAAGACTTTCGACTCTCACTATCAGCAACAATTTTTGGCTTCTCTCGCATTTGAACCTTTGTGGGAGAATGTATGATTATTGGAGCAACCAATGCCGGTGGAGGGGTTGCTGGTGTTGGTGGTGGAGCAGCTGGTGTTGCCGGTGGAACGAAGATATCTTTATCTTCTGTTCTGAGTATTCTGTCAATTTTATTCTCAACTTTGGCAATTGTATCGATTCTTTTGTTTGGTATCGGACTGATcgtcacgttgggcgccagtttagCTGACACCGAATCACTTATAGTTGCCGATTTCCGTAAAACACTTACAAATGGTGACTTCACCAGCATATCAATATTCTGTTCGATTTCGGAGATATTCGTGCTACAAGCAGATGTGCCTAAAAGTGGAGACTTTGTTTGAATTCTAGACGGCATATTCTTAGAAGTGGTAAGTATGATGTTTTTCGTATAGATTCCATGGGTAAGTGGCAATTCACTTGATTTCTGTTTAACTAGGTTATTGTCATTGATCTCAAATCCTAGTGATAGGTGTTTTTCATCTTCCAAATCATTGTCGCTCTTTAGCGACAAATCAGGAAGACTTGGCACTTGATTTCTCAATGATGATGCGATCTCTTTGTCCTCTTTCGATTCAATATAGGTGCGAAAGCTCTTTgatttttcaacagattttccACGTTTTCTGAGATCACTTCCTAATAAAAACTCAACTGAATCAGTACTTGAACTGGTGTTGTTGAAAGAATCATTGGAACGGGAGATTTTCTGTTGGAACGCACTCATTCCGAGAATCTTTGGTTTCTTTTCAAAGTGTTCCTTCTGCTGATCTTTCATAGCATTGATTTCTCTGACGAGTGTAGTCGATTGGAAGCTCTCTTCTGTGTGGGATTTGGAGATTTTCGAAAGAGCAATAGATTTTGAAATGAATTCGTCTCTCATGTGGGAGTCAGATTTTTCGGAAAAACTCTCCAAACTTGTTCGGGAGTGTTTAAGATTTACATCGACATCCATCATCATtggttgtggttgttgttgttgctgctgggAGAGATCTTTTGGAATGTAACGCTGCCTAGCTGCGGGACCGGATTTCGGTTTAGCTGATTGATTGATGGTTATATTCTCATTTGTAGCATGAGTCACCATTTTCTCCGATTCGGGAGAGAGTATGAAAGTATTCAACATTGCACTGAGGGCCGAATTGCCTGTAGATAAAATATCCCTGCGGATATCCTTGCGAGTTTCTTCCACCTTTTGGGAGTATTCAGCAGATTTTGTTTCAATTGATTTGGAAATTTCAGTTGGCGGTGGATTTGGCTTCTTGCTTTCGGGCTGACTGTCAAGTTCGTCGGCATTTTTGTTGTTACCATTGTTGGTACTGGTTGATTTGGAAGCACCGCGTTTGGAATTTCTATAGACGAAGCGACGGAAGAAGCCACTTTCATCGTCCTTGTTGGTATCGGTTGGGGAACTCTGTGCGTTAGGCGATACTGATTCGAATATGGAACTTTTAGTTGCATTGCTACGCATGGCGTAGGTCGAGTTCGGCGATGGGCCTTTTTCGGTTTTCGAGCGTTTAATGCTGACTGCTTGTTTCATTTCGGTGCTATGTTGTTCAAGGATCTTTGCATTGACACCTGGTGGCAGAGATCGGGATTTAGCTTTGTCCAATGAGATATCTAAGCGAGGATGAAAagaatagaaataaatacaagttgTGAAATATTGAGGTATAAGAACTAACCTTTAACTTCTAGGGTTGCAGAAGCTGTTGCCTTGGTCTGATCTTCATTTACTTCTGGAGTTGATGGTAATACAGAACTCTATAAAGATAGACAGAAGTTGGTTAAGGAACCATACATTTTATTGAAATAGATAACTTACCTCCAAAGTTCGTCGATGTCTAGTTGGCCCCTTCTTTTTAACAGGCCTTACAGCCATCTTGTGCTTAGCAGCTGAATGAGACAGACGTGTCCAATTCGATGAGAAGAGTTCCACATCTTCCGATCGAGAATTATCACCGCCAGAAAATTTGCTCGAAATACTCGATGATGTTCGATCTGCTACCGAAGAAAAGTCTCCAGAATGATTGGCTGTTGATGAGGGTAATTCATCATCGAAATCAATGGTGGAATTCATGCTGAGCATGCTCAGCGATGAGACTTCACTTTGATTGGTTGTGTTATTAGTTTCACGACGTTGTGGGGTCGTTGGACTGCGTGGCAGTCCCAAATCTTCGTCTGAAGCATCGGGTCGATTGCGACGTTTGCGGAGGACATCAGCAAGCTCAgcctgaaaatatataaaagaagaaacaaattgaaataaagATCGTATGAATGGGAGATTATTAatgaaaaagaagaatttttattttcgaaaggTCGTTACCCATGTTTTCCAAGAGAAAACTAATCTTGCTCGCAGGCAACTTCGGCCAATTTTCTCCGTTGTTGccgaatttattttcattttaaatggaTGTCTCTTGAATTCGATCATTGTTGGTTATGCTTGAGATACCTTTTTGTTTGTTCAAAACATTATTAAATATGATAGTTGGACTTGGTAATTTTTCAACTGCAAATTGTTGTATGTGATTTAAGGACAGTTAGTTAATCTTGACCGAAagaaatagtttaaacaattttgactGGAActttgattcaaattaaaaaaaaattaaaagagtttttgggacaaaatttcaattttcattcacatttgatttgtttttgagttttaagaaattaaagttGATTTTGTGTTTTCAATAAGATAAGACGGTTATATTGGTATATTAGATACAAGTACCGTGATCTTTACAAATCATGGAGAAAATATGAAACGATTGAGCTTTATATGCAAATAAGAACCCAAGCAATTATAGacctatttatttatatttatttcattgCCAACCCAAAATTTTAACGCAATTAAAACACAACTTGACAATTCAATTTCTGTTTGAATTTACTGGCTATTGTATCGAAAAGTTACTAAAGgatacaaaaacttttttttgtatttttgaaatgtttttattaaaaacatttaggGCAAAAAAGATAGTTACtcatacaaatttcaattttgaagtGAGATAATTTCCAATTTATTTGTACGAAATAGGCAATACTTTATTGTGAATAGGTCACTTAGTTATGTAGAAGTTTTCAACCTCATAAAATGTAggttttaaatgtattttatggTGAGTGGGGcattatgaattattttttaattttaaattttgttaatttgtttttgaagacCTATATTTTTGgccaaatattgtttttaaaggTTCTTAATAAAGCTTTTTgacatcattttaaaattttataattttcgaaAGCATACAGATAccacacaaaacaaaatcttaTTAACTACGGAATAACggtgcagggaaataattccacgggaatctgctccacatgggaatttattccacttcaagtGGGAATCTaatacactttttgaagtggaataaattctcaCCGTATAAGGGAATTTATtacaccaatttttttgtggaattattacccaccaaaaatctgaaaaatagatAAATTTCTGAATATTTTGAGAGCCATATTTGAATTCATGTTAATCAATACTTTATGTATACGGAAATAGAAGGTTTAGTTttaccaaaatattttatttttaaaaaacgacgttgtattctttttcaaaacaaacgatTAAATAGTTTTTCCTTCAACTGAAATATTCACAAATGTTTATATaattccaattcttcaaaaaatacgTTTTCTCTCAAGTTGGTCTTATGAAAGTTTGACATTTGGACATAAATTTGCCGGGACATTTGAGTTTGTATGTGTTTAATAACATACCTACTGATATTTAATAGAAACACAAATGTAcatttatgtatattgtatatgtcATATAATCCGGCAAACGCgaatcggaaaaaaatttgctcacatgagaatctacacctcaaaattgattctcccgtggtcaaaattttttccgcttcgcgtttcggttgtaaaatttgagtagattctcatgtgagcaaatttttttatgctTCGCTTTCAACCAATTATTACAAGAAGGATTGATATGTTTTTGATCATTAAGTTCTCATTATTTGTCCGCTTTGTTTGTAAGATATTTATTCAAATCACGCGAACTGAAATCTATGAGACTTGAAAGAAATCTTCTTCCTCTTTTCAGTAAACTATTGTTTTGCTatgaaatatatattattttcccAGATCGAATTGGAAAGAGCTCTACTTTTCTAGGCATGAAAATGGTTTATAAATTTCTGactatttgaaacaattttctaaGGTGAAAAATCAACTAAGCttataattttcattcaaaattacatACGATATTTGTACCTTAAGATACTAtctttttccgcaaaatccagCTTTTCTCCAGATTGCACATACAATACAAACATAAAGTAGAATCATTCTCCAAAGTGACAAGGAATAAATCATCAAATTTGAAGGTGAATTTATTTCCCAATAAAAAGTGTAATAAATTCTCACTCGAGgcgggaatttattccacttcaaaaagtggaACAGATTCCCACATGaggtggaataaattcccatgtggagcagattcccgtggaattatttccctgcaccCGGAATAACCAAATTTCGactgtttttgaagttatacttcttatgggacggcgggtatgaaaatttgttttttttgacaagaatgtcaaagggattatgacgcgatcgccatctccGAGACAATTGGGCAACAGGAATGTCGTTTCACCCTTAAAGTTgttagtactttagtatttaaaaatgcagtacgccgcagtacggtaaaaaaaacatacaaaacatggcaagttgcatgtttcatgtcgcaagttgcatgtggcatgtggcaaTTACCATGTGGCATGAATCATGGTGCAAGTGCATGTGGCATATGGCAAGTAGCACGAGGCATGTGGCATTCAGTATGCAaaatgtgggaagttgcatgtggcaagttgcgtgtggcaagttgcgtgtagcaagttacatgtgggaagttgcatgtggcaagttgcgtgtgtcAAGTTGCATGTGTCAAGTtgccacaaaaacaaaaacgtaaatactcataaataaaagaaaaagaaaacaacatagaCTAAAACTAAACTTGTATTGATATTAAGGCCATCAATCgtagatataaaattaattttttttctcaaaaattttgccccggaaattggtatgaagattcttaatttccaattataaatttttcatgcataactatattcagggaagtcagattgtcttgggttaaggtacggagatagcatcaaaaaatttcctatGAATACCATAAGCTCAGATTGTTAAGAAAATACGCTctttaattacacggtgtaacactcaaaatatacgcgggcggagacctatcaggttttgtagagctagtcgcactgaatacgaaacggtatttgaaaatcccctaacacccccaaaatctggagttacgggcaaaaaacggttttttggaccttcatccattgaaaaaattctagcttcgacaattttttacccattttcgatttttttacagtttctgatagaagataaatatacttttttaacaatgtataaaacatgtaactcggttaaaccacttagaatttataagctgtcaaagttcaaaaattcaattttttttgtcatttgcccaacttcggcatcaatttaaagtatatgttttcaaaacaacatgctatttaaaaaatatattctaaaactatatctatttcccaattgatcgaggtattttttatgaaaatcacttcaaaattggcttagaaaaaaaaaaatttt encodes:
- the LOC129919851 gene encoding putative mediator of RNA polymerase II transcription subunit 26 isoform X3, whose translation is MIEFKRHPFKMKINSATTEKIGRSCLRARLVFSWKTWAELADVLRKRRNRPDASDEDLGLPRSPTTPQRRETNNTTNQSEVSSLSMLSMNSTIDFDDELPSSTANHSGDFSSVADRTSSSISSKFSGGDNSRSEDVELFSSNWTRLSHSAAKHKMAVRPVKKKGPTRHRRTLESSVLPSTPEVNEDQTKATASATLEVKDISLDKAKSRSLPPGVNAKILEQHSTEMKQAVSIKRSKTEKGPSPNSTYAMRSNATKSSIFESVSPNAQSSPTDTNKDDESGFFRRFVYRNSKRGASKSTSTNNGNNKNADELDSQPESKKPNPPPTEISKSIETKSAEYSQKVEETRKDIRRDILSTGNSALSAMLNTFILSPESEKMVTHATNENITINQSAKPKSGPAARQRYIPKDLSQQQQQQPQPMMMDVDVNLKHSRTSLESFSEKSDSHMRDEFISKSIALSKISKSHTEESFQSTTLVREINAMKDQQKEHFEKKPKILGMSAFQQKISRSNDSFNNTSSSTDSVEFLLGSDLRKRGKSVEKSKSFRTYIESKEDKEIASSLRNQVPSLPDLSLKSDNDLEDEKHLSLGFEINDNNLVKQKSSELPLTHGIYTKNIILTTSKNMPSRIQTKSPLLGTSACSTNISEIEQNIDMLVKSPFVSVLRKSATISDSVSAKLAPNVTISPIPNKRIDTIAKVENKIDRILRTEDKDIFVPPATPAAPPPTPATPPPALVAPIIIHSPTKVQMREKPKIVADSESRKSLRERNSSPQTTISSKSNSFHRSRRSSSVIESSASNNKGVPEFMKIQLNRVDPIRPKSNVVLSKNVRESTEDLTRRFSNESVEISEVKPPTPTEDDRPTVMIRSNSSTSSRSDESLPKSPTKKTSDEENNILRIDTNTPFNNNIPLHERRRLFLSEDKLKNDRKIEEMKLERKKSMSEEVRKMPTEEEPVVVVLRKKSFGVIQPSANNNKDDPTPELMKVFARRSLKIKDEDLPDPPIKKFVPSVDSDKENQSSSEEKLDKLSAIQQQQNGLPKTDTDISKNRNSLADFRNNKSQSLNNNGIGTPTKTFLPPIRLSGPFRQSSQGSPVMVGKSIESTTNNNNNNNNSLTNNNNNVSTKPVERQSLATVTVLSSSVPPSVVNTSTIEQNSFSTSTTFTRSTIERSATMATMNRVESEFKGIHQRRAEWEKRAKEALK
- the LOC129919851 gene encoding putative mediator of RNA polymerase II transcription subunit 26 isoform X1, with the protein product MSSGLMSCVRENSPPLDMDGNDSGALSLPTVDGTASSNNAPSAEQQKRRRFHPLRNLRRMFRRRTLTSVDLSSPSVVETNQLSASSPSSPLQHQLQQQHSQQQQHLTKNPPTVVGNTLSVPAHGYAGTSASSTSLPTSPLSLSPSPSVIAVGSQSCATNKAASSSPNNSYNYMQHHTSSDVTSAMSLSTSLQQHHQHHQQQYSTSSSTTTTTTGRILGTCGGIGVLPGAFNGRTSLSGGFFASKDKIIGNSSTVGLLARDTKLKSTGTDSSNDLEGNREMTDSQRSLSEGRLVDSDFSRDGLSQSHDSVFSESATASSLSIVLKAELADVLRKRRNRPDASDEDLGLPRSPTTPQRRETNNTTNQSEVSSLSMLSMNSTIDFDDELPSSTANHSGDFSSVADRTSSSISSKFSGGDNSRSEDVELFSSNWTRLSHSAAKHKMAVRPVKKKGPTRHRRTLESSVLPSTPEVNEDQTKATASATLEVKDISLDKAKSRSLPPGVNAKILEQHSTEMKQAVSIKRSKTEKGPSPNSTYAMRSNATKSSIFESVSPNAQSSPTDTNKDDESGFFRRFVYRNSKRGASKSTSTNNGNNKNADELDSQPESKKPNPPPTEISKSIETKSAEYSQKVEETRKDIRRDILSTGNSALSAMLNTFILSPESEKMVTHATNENITINQSAKPKSGPAARQRYIPKDLSQQQQQQPQPMMMDVDVNLKHSRTSLESFSEKSDSHMRDEFISKSIALSKISKSHTEESFQSTTLVREINAMKDQQKEHFEKKPKILGMSAFQQKISRSNDSFNNTSSSTDSVEFLLGSDLRKRGKSVEKSKSFRTYIESKEDKEIASSLRNQVPSLPDLSLKSDNDLEDEKHLSLGFEINDNNLVKQKSSELPLTHGIYTKNIILTTSKNMPSRIQTKSPLLGTSACSTNISEIEQNIDMLVKSPFVSVLRKSATISDSVSAKLAPNVTISPIPNKRIDTIAKVENKIDRILRTEDKDIFVPPATPAAPPPTPATPPPALVAPIIIHSPTKVQMREKPKIVADSESRKSLRERNSSPQTTISSKSNSFHRSRRSSSVIESSASNNKGVPEFMKIQLNRVDPIRPKSNVVLSKNVRESTEDLTRRFSNESVEISEVKPPTPTEDDRPTVMIRSNSSTSSRSDESLPKSPTKKTSDEENNILRIDTNTPFNNNIPLHERRRLFLSEDKLKNDRKIEEMKLERKKSMSEEVRKMPTEEEPVVVVLRKKSFGVIQPSANNNKDDPTPELMKVFARRSLKIKDEDLPDPPIKKFVPSVDSDKENQSSSEEKLDKLSAIQQQQNGLPKTDTDISKNRNSLADFRNNKSQSLNNNGIGTPTKTFLPPIRLSGPFRQSSQGSPVMVGKSIESTTNNNNNNNNSLTNNNNNVSTKPVERQSLATVTVLSSSVPPSVVNTSTIEQNSFSTSTTFTRSTIERSATMATMNRVESEFKGIHQRRAEWEKRAKEALK
- the LOC129919851 gene encoding putative mediator of RNA polymerase II transcription subunit 26 isoform X2; its protein translation is MFRRRTLTSVDLSSPSVVETNQLSASSPSSPLQHQLQQQHSQQQQHLTKNPPTVVGNTLSVPAHGYAGTSASSTSLPTSPLSLSPSPSVIAVGSQSCATNKAASSSPNNSYNYMQHHTSSDVTSAMSLSTSLQQHHQHHQQQYSTSSSTTTTTTGRILGTCGGIGVLPGAFNGRTSLSGGFFASKDKIIGNSSTVGLLARDTKLKSTGTDSSNDLEGNREMTDSQRSLSEGRLVDSDFSRDGLSQSHDSVFSESATASSLSIVLKAELADVLRKRRNRPDASDEDLGLPRSPTTPQRRETNNTTNQSEVSSLSMLSMNSTIDFDDELPSSTANHSGDFSSVADRTSSSISSKFSGGDNSRSEDVELFSSNWTRLSHSAAKHKMAVRPVKKKGPTRHRRTLESSVLPSTPEVNEDQTKATASATLEVKDISLDKAKSRSLPPGVNAKILEQHSTEMKQAVSIKRSKTEKGPSPNSTYAMRSNATKSSIFESVSPNAQSSPTDTNKDDESGFFRRFVYRNSKRGASKSTSTNNGNNKNADELDSQPESKKPNPPPTEISKSIETKSAEYSQKVEETRKDIRRDILSTGNSALSAMLNTFILSPESEKMVTHATNENITINQSAKPKSGPAARQRYIPKDLSQQQQQQPQPMMMDVDVNLKHSRTSLESFSEKSDSHMRDEFISKSIALSKISKSHTEESFQSTTLVREINAMKDQQKEHFEKKPKILGMSAFQQKISRSNDSFNNTSSSTDSVEFLLGSDLRKRGKSVEKSKSFRTYIESKEDKEIASSLRNQVPSLPDLSLKSDNDLEDEKHLSLGFEINDNNLVKQKSSELPLTHGIYTKNIILTTSKNMPSRIQTKSPLLGTSACSTNISEIEQNIDMLVKSPFVSVLRKSATISDSVSAKLAPNVTISPIPNKRIDTIAKVENKIDRILRTEDKDIFVPPATPAAPPPTPATPPPALVAPIIIHSPTKVQMREKPKIVADSESRKSLRERNSSPQTTISSKSNSFHRSRRSSSVIESSASNNKGVPEFMKIQLNRVDPIRPKSNVVLSKNVRESTEDLTRRFSNESVEISEVKPPTPTEDDRPTVMIRSNSSTSSRSDESLPKSPTKKTSDEENNILRIDTNTPFNNNIPLHERRRLFLSEDKLKNDRKIEEMKLERKKSMSEEVRKMPTEEEPVVVVLRKKSFGVIQPSANNNKDDPTPELMKVFARRSLKIKDEDLPDPPIKKFVPSVDSDKENQSSSEEKLDKLSAIQQQQNGLPKTDTDISKNRNSLADFRNNKSQSLNNNGIGTPTKTFLPPIRLSGPFRQSSQGSPVMVGKSIESTTNNNNNNNNSLTNNNNNVSTKPVERQSLATVTVLSSSVPPSVVNTSTIEQNSFSTSTTFTRSTIERSATMATMNRVESEFKGIHQRRAEWEKRAKEALK